A stretch of Rhizobium sp. TH2 DNA encodes these proteins:
- a CDS encoding sulfate/molybdate ABC transporter ATP-binding protein yields the protein MEIRIEKIRKEFDRYPALDEVSLGIRSGELIALLGPSGSGKTTLLRLVAGLERPTTGRIFFGQEDASWKPVQERNVGFVFQHYALFRHMTILDNIAFGLTVRPRDVRPPKEEIRRRALELLDMVQLTGLEKRYPNQLSGGQRQRVALARAMAIEPRVLLLDEPFGALDAKVRKELRKWLREFHDRTGHTTIFVTHDQEEALELADRVVVMSQGKIEQIGSSDDVYDRPNSPFVFSFIGDSVNLPVTVSGGTVNYLGIPVGVSDEHEGEGQFFFRPSDVELISEGDGISGRVTSHRRLAGTRIIEVDVGTAREPNHVEIEVPLDATAERGTMVKFRPERWKIFGAG from the coding sequence ATGGAAATCCGCATTGAAAAGATCCGCAAGGAATTCGACCGATACCCGGCGCTGGACGAAGTCTCGCTTGGCATCCGCTCCGGCGAACTGATCGCGCTGCTCGGCCCCTCGGGCTCCGGCAAGACCACACTGCTGCGGCTCGTCGCGGGGCTGGAACGGCCCACCACCGGCCGCATCTTCTTCGGCCAGGAGGATGCCTCCTGGAAGCCGGTGCAGGAGCGCAATGTCGGCTTCGTCTTCCAGCATTATGCGCTGTTCCGGCATATGACGATCCTCGACAACATCGCTTTCGGCCTGACCGTGCGCCCGCGCGACGTGCGCCCACCGAAAGAGGAGATCCGGCGCCGGGCGCTCGAACTGCTCGACATGGTGCAACTCACCGGCCTGGAAAAGCGCTATCCCAACCAGCTCTCCGGCGGCCAGCGGCAGCGTGTTGCGCTCGCCCGCGCCATGGCGATCGAACCGCGGGTGCTGCTGCTCGACGAACCTTTTGGCGCGCTCGATGCGAAAGTCAGAAAAGAACTTAGGAAATGGCTGCGCGAATTCCACGACCGCACCGGCCATACGACGATCTTCGTCACCCACGACCAGGAAGAAGCGCTCGAACTTGCCGACCGCGTGGTGGTGATGAGCCAGGGCAAGATCGAACAGATCGGCTCCTCGGACGATGTCTATGACCGCCCCAACTCGCCCTTCGTCTTCTCCTTCATCGGCGACAGCGTCAACCTGCCGGTGACGGTATCGGGCGGCACGGTGAACTATCTCGGCATTCCCGTGGGCGTCAGCGACGAACACGAGGGCGAAGGCCAGTTCTTCTTCCGGCCGAGCGACGTGGAACTGATCTCCGAAGGCGACGGCATATCCGGCCGCGTCACCTCGCACCGGCGGCTGGCGGGCACGCGCATCATCGAGGTGGATGTGGGCACGGCGAGGGAGCCGAACCATGTCGAGATCGAGGTGCCGCTTGATGCGACAGCGGAGCGGGGCACGATGGTGAAGTTCCGGCCTGAGCGGTGGAAGATATTTGGGGCGGGGTGA
- the cysW gene encoding sulfate ABC transporter permease subunit CysW translates to MSLDDFNAPSTIRERERKWRSPVTEPLAAKILLMGMAALYLVLIIVLPLISVLIEAFRNGMDTYVEALKERDALAAIRLTLLVAGIAVPLNLIFGVAASWAIAKFEFKGKAFLITLIDLPFSVSPVISGLVYVLLFGAQSALGPWLKHHGIEILFAVPGIVLATVFVTFPFVARELIPLMQEQGTAEEEAAITLGANGWQTFFRVTLPNIKWGLLYGVLLCNARAMGEFGAVSVVSGHIRGLTTTMPLHIEILYNEYNLAAAFAVASLLALLALVTLVVRTVLEIWFSHGLAGNNKH, encoded by the coding sequence ATGTCGCTTGACGATTTCAACGCGCCCTCCACAATCCGGGAACGCGAGCGCAAATGGCGCTCGCCCGTCACAGAGCCGCTCGCCGCCAAGATATTGCTGATGGGCATGGCGGCGCTCTATCTCGTGCTGATCATCGTGCTACCGTTGATCTCGGTGCTGATCGAGGCCTTCCGCAATGGCATGGATACCTATGTCGAGGCGCTGAAGGAACGCGATGCGCTTGCCGCGATCCGGCTGACGCTGCTGGTCGCGGGCATCGCCGTGCCGCTGAACCTGATCTTCGGCGTTGCCGCCTCCTGGGCGATCGCCAAGTTCGAGTTCAAGGGCAAGGCCTTCCTGATCACGCTCATCGACCTGCCCTTCTCGGTCTCGCCGGTTATTTCGGGCCTAGTCTATGTGCTGCTGTTCGGTGCGCAATCGGCGCTCGGGCCGTGGCTCAAGCATCACGGCATCGAGATATTGTTCGCGGTGCCCGGCATCGTGCTTGCCACCGTCTTCGTGACCTTCCCCTTTGTCGCCCGCGAACTGATCCCGCTGATGCAGGAACAGGGCACGGCCGAGGAGGAAGCCGCGATCACGCTTGGCGCAAATGGCTGGCAGACCTTCTTCCGGGTGACGCTGCCCAATATCAAATGGGGCCTGCTCTATGGCGTGCTGCTTTGCAATGCACGTGCCATGGGCGAGTTCGGCGCGGTCTCCGTGGTTTCCGGCCACATCAGGGGACTGACCACGACCATGCCGCTGCATATCGAGATTCTCTATAATGAGTACAATCTCGCCGCAGCCTTCGCGGTCGCCTCGCTGCTCGCCCTCCTCGCCCTCGTTACACTCGTTGTCCGCACCGTGCTCGAGATCTGGTTCTCGCATGGCCTCGCCGGCAACAACAAGCATTAA
- the cysT gene encoding sulfate ABC transporter permease subunit CysT, with amino-acid sequence MTSQPLAERIGFRRHSVIPGFGLSFGITIFWLTLIILIPLAALVIRSAGIGFSGYAELLSDARTLHALQISFGCAFIAAIINVIFGVPVAWVLVRYNFPGKRVVDAIVDLPFALPTAVAGIALAALYAKNGWIGSLFAPFGIKIAYSPAGIVVALIFIGLPFVVRTVQPVIEEIDKEVEEAAATLGANRLQSLYRVILPSLFPAILTGFALAFARAAGEYGSVIFIAGNIPYVSEIAPLLIIIKLEEFNYAGATAIGTIMLAVAFAMLFVINLIQAWTRRYANVA; translated from the coding sequence ATGACATCACAACCTCTTGCCGAGCGTATCGGCTTCAGGAGGCATAGTGTCATACCGGGCTTCGGGCTCAGTTTTGGCATTACGATCTTCTGGCTGACGCTGATCATACTCATACCACTGGCGGCGCTCGTCATCCGTTCGGCAGGCATCGGCTTTTCCGGCTATGCCGAACTGCTGTCCGACGCCCGCACGCTGCATGCACTGCAGATCTCCTTCGGTTGCGCCTTCATCGCCGCCATCATCAACGTGATCTTCGGCGTGCCCGTGGCCTGGGTGCTGGTGCGCTATAATTTTCCCGGCAAGCGGGTGGTCGATGCCATCGTCGATCTACCTTTCGCCCTGCCGACCGCCGTCGCCGGCATCGCGCTTGCGGCACTCTATGCCAAGAACGGCTGGATCGGATCGCTCTTTGCTCCCTTCGGGATCAAGATCGCCTATTCGCCCGCCGGTATCGTCGTGGCGCTGATCTTCATCGGCCTGCCCTTCGTGGTTCGCACGGTGCAGCCAGTCATCGAGGAGATCGACAAGGAAGTCGAGGAGGCGGCCGCTACGCTCGGCGCCAACCGCCTTCAATCACTCTATCGCGTCATCCTGCCATCGCTGTTTCCGGCGATCCTGACCGGTTTTGCGCTGGCCTTTGCCCGCGCCGCCGGCGAATACGGCTCGGTGATCTTCATCGCCGGCAACATTCCATATGTCTCGGAAATCGCGCCGCTGCTGATCATCATCAAGCTCGAAGAGTTCAACTATGCGGGCGCCACGGCAATCGGTACGATCATGCTGGCGGTGGCATTCGCGATGCTTTTCGTGATCAACCTGATCCAGGCCTGGACGCGGAGATACGCCAATGTCGCTTGA